A region of Bradyrhizobium sp. CCBAU 53351 DNA encodes the following proteins:
- a CDS encoding acyl-CoA synthetase: MYQPSKRFRGIISGKRRRRHSEVSDRAIRVAGGLKRFGIGKGDSVCILMRNDIAFVEVTDGIMRAEALAVPVNWHFKRQEIGYILADCGARLLIGHADLLHLLDADLASRLPILSVPTPPEVAEAYKIEGTRLKVPHFARDFEEWIADQPLFAGAPARQPMTMIYTSGTTGCPKGVRRSPPTSEQAIGLEEMRAIVYGSGTRALLPGPLYHSAPNLFGMWFSRRGGALVLMPRFEPEELLRLIEAERIDTILMVPTMFIRLLQLPDSIRRSYDLASLRHVVHGAAPCPPIVKNAMINWWGPIICEFYGSTEAGAVTFASSRESLAKPGTVGKPLEHVQLRVIGADGRELSAGQIGEICSRNVWYPRFKYHNRPGSSAEADDDGFTASGDLGYIDADGYVFLCDRKREVVISGGVNIYPAEIEAALHMIPGVQDCAVFGVPDADFGEALMAVIEPRRREVLRVHDIREKLKTVLADYKIPKIIEIRTSLPREESGKLFKRLLKDPYWEKSGRRI, encoded by the coding sequence ATGTATCAGCCGTCTAAACGATTTCGGGGTATTATCTCAGGTAAGAGGCGCCGCCGTCATTCTGAGGTTTCAGATCGCGCAATTCGCGTTGCTGGGGGGCTCAAGCGCTTCGGCATTGGGAAAGGGGACAGTGTATGCATCTTAATGCGGAATGATATCGCATTCGTCGAAGTTACCGATGGGATCATGAGAGCCGAAGCCCTTGCAGTACCTGTAAACTGGCATTTCAAGCGACAGGAGATCGGGTACATTCTGGCCGACTGTGGAGCACGTTTGCTAATAGGCCACGCGGACCTCTTGCATTTGTTGGATGCCGATCTCGCTAGCAGATTGCCAATTCTAAGCGTTCCGACGCCGCCCGAAGTAGCAGAGGCGTACAAGATTGAAGGGACGCGCCTCAAAGTGCCGCACTTCGCGCGGGATTTTGAAGAGTGGATAGCGGATCAGCCGCTCTTTGCAGGAGCGCCCGCGCGGCAGCCGATGACGATGATCTACACCTCAGGAACGACTGGTTGTCCTAAAGGCGTGCGTCGTAGCCCACCAACCAGCGAGCAGGCGATCGGATTGGAGGAAATGCGAGCCATAGTCTATGGATCTGGCACTCGCGCGCTACTCCCAGGCCCGCTTTATCATTCAGCGCCGAATTTATTTGGAATGTGGTTCAGCCGCCGCGGTGGTGCGCTTGTGCTGATGCCGCGGTTCGAGCCTGAAGAGTTGTTGCGGCTGATAGAGGCGGAGAGGATCGACACCATCTTGATGGTGCCGACTATGTTTATTCGCCTTCTGCAGCTGCCCGACAGTATTCGACGAAGCTATGATCTCGCGTCCTTGCGACACGTAGTCCACGGGGCTGCGCCCTGCCCCCCGATCGTGAAGAATGCCATGATAAATTGGTGGGGCCCCATTATATGCGAGTTCTACGGCTCGACGGAGGCCGGTGCGGTAACATTTGCGAGTTCGCGAGAATCACTTGCAAAGCCGGGAACGGTCGGCAAGCCGCTAGAGCACGTTCAGCTGCGTGTGATTGGTGCAGACGGAAGAGAATTGTCGGCCGGACAAATAGGAGAAATCTGTTCACGCAACGTATGGTACCCACGGTTCAAGTACCACAATCGACCTGGGAGCTCTGCCGAGGCCGATGACGACGGTTTCACTGCTTCCGGTGACCTCGGTTATATCGACGCTGATGGATATGTATTTCTTTGTGACCGAAAACGGGAGGTTGTAATCTCAGGCGGTGTCAACATTTATCCCGCGGAGATCGAAGCGGCTCTCCATATGATACCGGGCGTTCAAGACTGTGCTGTGTTTGGCGTTCCGGACGCGGACTTTGGCGAGGCACTGATGGCGGTGATCGAACCGCGCCGACGGGAGGTGCTTAGAGTCCATGACATCCGCGAGAAGTTGAAGACGGTGTTGGCGGACTACAAGATTCCGAAAATAATCGAGATCCGGACCAGCCTTCCGCGTGAAGAGTCTGGCAAGTTATTCAAGAGGCTGCTGAAAGATCCTTATTGGGAGAAGTCAGGACGCAGGATTTGA
- the ccrA gene encoding crotonyl-CoA carboxylase/reductase, which produces MDPNTSRQASRQKDLYKVGEVPPLGHVPERMYAWTIRRERHGPPESSMLVEVVPTWPIGEDEVLVMVAAAGINYNGVWAALGAPMSPFDVHLCSYHVAGSDAAGVVWAVGARVRRWRVGDEVVIHCNQDDGDDEDCNGGEPLLSPSQRIWGYETPDGSYAQFCRVQPRQLMPKPAHLSWEQACCYTLTLATAYRMLFGHPPHILKAGDYVLIWGATGGLGVSAVQLATACGANAIGVVSDRTKADYVRSLGAKGVIVRTEFNCWGPMPAVNSPQYGPWLKEVRRFGRAIWDVTGKRDIDIVFEHPGEQTFPVSTIVVKRGGMVVVCGSTTGFNLTFDARYIWMRQKRIQGSHFANLKQANAANRFVLDRRIDPSMSEVLPWEEVARAHTKMWKNQHRPGNMAVLINAPRIGLRNLEDILSAAALP; this is translated from the coding sequence TTGGACCCCAATACATCACGACAGGCCTCCCGCCAGAAGGATTTGTACAAGGTCGGCGAAGTGCCGCCCCTCGGACACGTTCCCGAACGTATGTACGCGTGGACCATACGGCGCGAGCGCCACGGGCCGCCAGAGAGTTCGATGCTGGTAGAAGTGGTGCCGACTTGGCCGATCGGCGAGGATGAAGTATTGGTCATGGTCGCTGCTGCAGGCATCAACTATAACGGAGTGTGGGCGGCGTTAGGGGCGCCGATGTCCCCCTTTGATGTGCACCTATGCTCCTATCATGTGGCCGGATCGGATGCGGCTGGAGTGGTTTGGGCGGTAGGAGCAAGGGTGCGCCGGTGGAGGGTTGGGGACGAGGTGGTCATCCACTGCAATCAGGACGACGGGGATGATGAGGATTGCAATGGTGGCGAACCGCTCCTCTCACCTTCCCAGAGGATCTGGGGATACGAGACGCCTGATGGTTCTTACGCCCAGTTCTGCCGCGTGCAGCCACGGCAATTGATGCCGAAGCCAGCTCACCTCAGCTGGGAGCAGGCCTGTTGCTACACGCTAACGCTTGCAACGGCTTACCGGATGTTGTTCGGACACCCGCCGCACATTCTAAAGGCTGGCGACTACGTGCTGATTTGGGGTGCTACGGGCGGGCTCGGGGTATCTGCAGTGCAGCTTGCAACAGCATGCGGCGCCAATGCAATCGGAGTCGTTTCCGATCGGACTAAGGCCGATTATGTAAGATCGCTTGGTGCAAAGGGTGTTATAGTCCGCACTGAATTCAATTGCTGGGGCCCTATGCCGGCAGTAAATTCACCTCAATACGGGCCTTGGCTCAAGGAGGTGCGGCGGTTTGGAAGGGCAATTTGGGATGTTACTGGAAAGCGCGATATCGATATTGTGTTCGAGCATCCAGGTGAGCAAACATTCCCCGTCTCGACGATCGTCGTAAAGCGCGGTGGCATGGTAGTCGTTTGCGGCAGCACAACAGGTTTCAATCTTACCTTCGATGCCCGTTATATCTGGATGCGCCAGAAGCGAATTCAAGGTTCTCATTTCGCGAATCTCAAACAGGCAAATGCTGCGAACCGTTTTGTGCTCGATCGCCGAATCGACCCGAGTATGAGCGAGGTCCTGCCGTGGGAGGAAGTTGCGCGAGCGCATACGAAGATGTGGAAGAATCAGCACAGGCCCGGAAACATGGCTGTTCTGATCAATGCGCCGCGAATCGGACTACGAAATTTGGAGGACATTTTATCCGCGGCTGCGTTGCCTTAA
- a CDS encoding plasmid pRiA4b ORF-3 family protein codes for MRRLVVPVTLRLDRLHLSLQAAFGWTNSHLFEFFAGEVRWGIPDPHNDYAHQPMDASKARPCDVVRETGAKTIHYLYDFGDSWDHVIKLEKWFENTTTEGLPFLLEAAGRCPPEDVGGAPGYAEYLEAIRDPAHPDHEHMRLWGPARFDPNIVDRKALEAAVNALSDTWKPRRRATRTK; via the coding sequence ATGCGTCGCCTCGTCGTACCCGTCACCCTGCGCTTGGATCGGCTGCATCTGTCGCTTCAGGCGGCATTTGGCTGGACGAACAGCCACCTCTTCGAGTTCTTCGCTGGTGAGGTCCGTTGGGGGATTCCAGATCCTCACAACGATTACGCCCACCAGCCCATGGATGCCAGCAAAGCGCGGCCTTGCGATGTCGTTCGCGAGACTGGCGCCAAGACGATCCATTATCTCTATGACTTCGGCGACAGCTGGGACCATGTGATCAAGCTCGAAAAATGGTTCGAGAACACCACGACGGAGGGACTTCCCTTCTTGCTCGAAGCCGCCGGTCGTTGTCCTCCGGAAGACGTCGGCGGTGCGCCGGGTTATGCCGAATACCTTGAAGCCATCAGAGACCCTGCCCATCCGGACCACGAACATATGCGCCTCTGGGGTCCGGCGCGGTTCGATCCCAACATCGTCGACCGGAAGGCGCTCGAAGCCGCCGTCAACGCGCTGTCCGACACATGGAAACCGCGGCGACGCGCGACGCGAACAAAATAG
- a CDS encoding tyrosine-type recombinase/integrase has protein sequence MKPACNVATLIERFFTERLMRQRNVSGNTIASYRDTFRLLFMFARVQLRKSPSALTLADLDATFIGAFLTDLEVTRGASAKTRNLRLTAIRSFFRFVSFEEPAHSALIQRVLAIPSKRHDKRKVHFLTRPEIEAVLAAPDRTTWLGRRDHTLLLVAAQTGLRLSELTGLDRDAVHLGSGAHVRCVGKGRKERTTPLTTLARCALQAWLKEPLRKGATALFPNVHGGRLSADSVQSLLGKHVRVAHKSCPSLKAKSVSPHVLRHSAAMELLQAGVDCSVIALWLGHESVETTQTYLHAHLALKEAALAKLKPYERGKLTRFQPNDRLLAFLEAL, from the coding sequence ATGAAGCCCGCTTGCAATGTCGCCACGTTGATCGAGCGCTTCTTCACCGAGCGCCTCATGCGCCAGCGCAATGTTAGCGGCAACACGATCGCCTCCTACAGAGACACGTTCCGGCTGCTGTTCATGTTCGCTCGGGTGCAGCTGCGCAAGTCCCCATCGGCCCTGACGCTCGCCGATCTGGATGCAACGTTCATCGGCGCGTTCCTCACCGATCTCGAGGTAACGCGCGGCGCCAGTGCGAAGACGCGTAACCTGCGTCTGACGGCCATCCGATCCTTCTTCAGGTTCGTGTCCTTCGAGGAACCGGCACACAGTGCGCTGATCCAGCGCGTGCTCGCCATACCGAGCAAGCGTCACGACAAGCGAAAGGTGCACTTCCTGACGCGCCCCGAGATCGAGGCGGTTCTCGCAGCGCCCGATCGAACGACGTGGCTTGGCCGCCGCGATCACACCTTGCTGTTAGTCGCGGCCCAGACAGGCTTACGCCTCTCAGAGCTGACTGGCCTTGACCGGGATGCCGTCCACCTCGGGTCTGGCGCACACGTGCGATGCGTCGGTAAAGGGCGGAAGGAGCGGACCACTCCGCTGACCACACTCGCTCGGTGTGCGCTCCAGGCATGGCTCAAGGAACCGTTGCGGAAAGGAGCAACAGCGTTGTTCCCGAACGTGCACGGGGGCCGGCTCAGTGCCGACAGCGTCCAGTCCCTGCTGGGAAAGCATGTTCGTGTCGCTCACAAGAGTTGCCCGTCTTTGAAGGCCAAGAGCGTGTCGCCGCACGTGCTGAGGCACAGCGCTGCGATGGAACTGCTGCAAGCCGGCGTCGACTGTTCTGTGATCGCGCTGTGGCTCGGTCATGAATCGGTCGAGACGACGCAGACGTACCTGCACGCCCACCTCGCCCTCAAGGAAGCTGCCCTGGCGAAGCTCAAGCCGTACGAGCGCGGCAAGCTAACCCGCTTCCAGCCGAACGACCGCCTGCTCGCCTTTCTGGAGGCGCTCTGA
- a CDS encoding tyrosine-type recombinase/integrase yields the protein MEVEKYLGRSRLYRRLRSGPHGQLVERYAARLIEERLVRHGTWRCLNVVGGLLSWMAGRRYKLVDLDEQVVERYLRHRGGRQSIQPGDRAALKRWLSVLREEGVIAPSVLPPLTPHERIFKEFDAYLRSERGLAPRSIVRHLPVIRRFLHEVCSGGAALGKISQEDVIRYIERHAQDWSPGTGKAMCWSLRAFLRYLHHRGLNARPLADCVPSMRRWKLATLPTYLPAAQVRKALDGCDRETVMGRRDYAILLLLAKLGLRADEVATLTLDDIDWRASEILVRAKGRQRARMPIPPDVGAAIVAYLRNGRPKSSCRRLFVRTLAPHVGFASGCAITMIAKAALDRVGIEGCAHRGAHIFRHSLATELLRSGATLSEIGQLLRHENHDTTRIYSKVDIDALRTLSLPWPGGVQ from the coding sequence ATGGAAGTTGAAAAGTACTTGGGCAGAAGCCGGCTGTACCGGCGTCTCAGAAGCGGGCCGCACGGACAACTCGTCGAGCGCTACGCCGCTCGTCTCATCGAAGAGAGGCTCGTTCGGCACGGCACGTGGCGTTGCCTCAACGTGGTTGGCGGGCTCCTGAGTTGGATGGCGGGCCGTCGCTACAAGCTGGTCGATCTCGATGAGCAGGTCGTTGAGCGGTACCTCCGGCATCGAGGCGGAAGGCAGTCTATCCAACCCGGTGACCGGGCCGCGCTCAAGCGATGGCTGTCGGTGCTGCGCGAGGAAGGCGTGATCGCGCCGTCGGTGCTGCCGCCTCTCACCCCGCACGAACGGATCTTCAAGGAGTTCGATGCCTACCTGCGATCAGAGCGCGGCTTGGCCCCGAGGTCCATCGTCCGCCATCTCCCGGTCATCCGCAGGTTCCTGCACGAGGTGTGCTCCGGCGGCGCCGCCCTGGGCAAGATCAGCCAAGAGGACGTGATCCGCTACATTGAGCGCCACGCCCAGGATTGGAGCCCGGGAACAGGCAAGGCGATGTGCTGGTCGTTGCGCGCCTTTCTCCGTTACCTCCACCATCGGGGGCTGAACGCGCGCCCGTTGGCGGATTGCGTTCCATCGATGCGGCGATGGAAGCTCGCAACTCTGCCGACCTATCTGCCTGCGGCACAGGTGCGGAAGGCTCTCGACGGTTGCGACCGAGAGACAGTGATGGGACGGCGGGACTACGCCATTCTGTTGTTGCTAGCCAAGCTCGGCCTGCGGGCCGACGAGGTCGCGACGCTCACCCTTGATGATATCGACTGGCGCGCCAGCGAGATACTCGTTCGCGCCAAGGGCCGACAGCGTGCACGGATGCCGATACCGCCAGACGTTGGCGCGGCCATCGTTGCATATCTCCGCAATGGCCGCCCAAAGTCGTCGTGCCGACGATTGTTCGTCCGTACGCTCGCGCCACACGTCGGCTTTGCTTCCGGATGTGCGATCACCATGATCGCCAAGGCCGCTCTCGATCGCGTTGGAATCGAAGGTTGCGCACATCGCGGCGCCCATATCTTCCGACACAGTCTCGCTACCGAGCTTCTCCGATCTGGCGCCACCTTGTCGGAGATCGGACAGTTGCTGCGGCACGAGAACCACGACACTACCCGGATTTACTCGAAGGTCGACATCGATGCGCTGAGAACATTGAGCCTGCCCTGGCCGGGAGGCGTGCAATGA
- a CDS encoding transposase, which produces MSDLPDELPSDPAELRVFAAALLDRCARLERLLKLAKDAQFGRSSEKLDADQLQFVLEDIDQAVAALEAAEDRPNPRVCEKRAAARRANRV; this is translated from the coding sequence ATGAGTGATTTGCCTGATGAACTGCCGAGCGATCCGGCCGAGTTGCGGGTCTTTGCCGCGGCTCTGCTGGATCGCTGCGCCAGGCTCGAGCGGTTGCTCAAGCTTGCAAAAGATGCGCAGTTCGGTCGGTCCTCGGAAAAGCTGGACGCTGATCAGCTGCAGTTTGTTCTGGAGGATATCGATCAGGCCGTCGCCGCCCTCGAAGCAGCCGAAGATCGCCCCAATCCCAGAGTTTGCGAGAAGAGAGCTGCCGCGCGCAGAGCCAACAGGGTTTAA
- the tnpB gene encoding IS66 family insertion sequence element accessory protein TnpB (TnpB, as the term is used for proteins encoded by IS66 family insertion elements, is considered an accessory protein, since TnpC, encoded by a neighboring gene, is a DDE family transposase.), with the protein MLTPPASLMLYVATQPVDFRKGAEGLALLAKETLGHDPMKGVPVVFRAMRSNRVKIVVWDGSGLVMYWKRLDGSGFKWPHIVAGVMRMNAAQLSVLLAGMDWTRMHAPRDAPPKALA; encoded by the coding sequence ATGCTGACGCCGCCCGCGAGCCTCATGCTTTACGTGGCGACGCAACCTGTAGACTTCAGAAAAGGTGCGGAGGGCTTGGCGCTGTTGGCGAAGGAGACGCTGGGCCATGACCCGATGAAGGGTGTGCCGGTGGTGTTCCGTGCGATGCGCTCTAACCGGGTGAAGATCGTCGTCTGGGATGGCAGCGGCCTTGTGATGTACTGGAAGCGGCTCGATGGCAGCGGCTTCAAATGGCCTCACATTGTGGCCGGCGTGATGCGGATGAATGCCGCCCAGCTGTCGGTGCTTCTGGCTGGCATGGATTGGACGCGCATGCATGCGCCTCGCGACGCACCGCCGAAAGCACTTGCGTAA
- the istB gene encoding IS21-like element helper ATPase IstB — protein sequence MLTHPTHDRLVALGLTGMAKALDEQQRQPDIAALAFEERLALLVDREATERENKRLVARLRFASLRQNAVVEDIDMKAPRGLDKPLFQKLVAGEWIDRHQNLLIIDPTGVGKSWIACALGHKACRDNRSVLYQRLPRLFEALTLARGDGRHARLLRTLARVELLVLDDWGLAPMTAEQQRDLLEMMEDRHGRGSTLVTSQLPVEHWHELIGNPTIADAILDRLVHNAHRLNLKGESLRKAAAKRQTLDDEPAN from the coding sequence ATGTTGACACATCCCACCCACGACCGCCTCGTCGCGCTCGGGCTTACCGGCATGGCGAAGGCCCTCGACGAACAGCAGCGACAACCCGACATTGCCGCGCTGGCCTTCGAGGAGCGCCTCGCACTGCTCGTCGACCGTGAAGCGACCGAGCGCGAGAACAAGCGGCTGGTTGCTCGGTTGCGGTTCGCAAGTCTCCGGCAGAACGCCGTCGTCGAGGATATCGACATGAAGGCGCCGCGCGGGCTCGACAAGCCGCTGTTCCAAAAGCTCGTCGCTGGCGAGTGGATCGACCGGCATCAGAACCTGCTCATCATCGACCCGACCGGCGTCGGCAAGAGCTGGATTGCTTGCGCCTTGGGCCACAAGGCCTGCCGGGACAACCGCTCCGTGCTTTATCAACGGCTGCCGCGGCTGTTCGAGGCGCTCACTCTCGCGCGGGGCGACGGCCGCCACGCTCGCCTGCTCAGGACCCTGGCGCGCGTCGAGCTTCTGGTCCTCGACGACTGGGGACTTGCCCCGATGACTGCCGAGCAGCAACGCGACCTGTTGGAGATGATGGAGGATCGCCATGGCCGCGGCTCGACCTTGGTGACAAGCCAGCTCCCGGTCGAGCATTGGCACGAGCTCATCGGCAACCCAACCATTGCCGACGCTATCCTCGATCGCCTCGTACACAACGCCCACAGGCTCAATCTCAAGGGCGAGAGCCTGCGCAAAGCCGCCGCCAAGCGTCAGACGCTTGACGACGAGCCCGCCAACTGA
- a CDS encoding transposase, whose product MRRRRSYARIMRKLGVSRNELFAQIDKPALNALPPMPYQYAEWKKCRVAPDYHVEIAGHYYSVPSRLIREELEARVTDRTVEILHKGSRVASHARSDVPQCHTTIPEHMPSAHRRYAEWTPARIKREAAKIGPATIALVEAIMKAKPHPEQGFRACLGILRLARSYGSARIEAACQRGNDIGATTYGSIKSILQHGLDRAYANERPPDGPPIRHGNIRGTDYYQ is encoded by the coding sequence TTGAGGCGACGCCGATCCTATGCCAGGATCATGCGTAAACTCGGCGTGAGCCGCAACGAGCTGTTCGCACAGATCGACAAGCCGGCGCTCAACGCCCTGCCGCCGATGCCATATCAGTATGCCGAGTGGAAGAAGTGCCGAGTCGCGCCCGACTATCACGTCGAGATCGCCGGTCACTACTACTCGGTGCCCTCGCGTCTGATCCGCGAAGAGCTCGAGGCGCGCGTCACCGACAGGACGGTCGAGATCCTGCACAAGGGCAGCCGGGTTGCCAGCCACGCCCGCTCTGACGTACCCCAATGCCACACCACGATCCCGGAGCACATGCCGAGCGCGCACCGGCGTTATGCCGAATGGACCCCGGCGCGGATCAAGCGAGAAGCCGCCAAGATCGGCCCTGCCACGATCGCTCTCGTCGAAGCAATCATGAAAGCCAAACCACACCCCGAGCAGGGCTTCCGGGCTTGTCTCGGCATTTTGCGGCTCGCGCGCAGCTACGGCTCGGCCCGCATCGAGGCCGCCTGCCAGCGTGGCAACGACATCGGCGCGACCACCTACGGCTCGATCAAGTCGATCCTGCAGCACGGGCTCGATCGCGCCTACGCCAACGAGAGACCGCCAGACGGCCCACCGATCCGACACGGCAATATCCGCGGCACCGATTACTACCAGTGA
- a CDS encoding C45 family peptidase has product MSLKLTVFTAIPRERGQQQGELMRSEIAANADFYLKRFCANGTNLAQIQAEATGWLRFLEDLRPDYVEELRGIADAAFMPLYTVVMLNVRHEIWLRLMARRAADLSYGILDGCTSAGLMPEVTAQNTTMLAQTIDGQAAVRGTLFVGKVVTPANPQWLGIFEAGCAGPIAGLNEAGIGLVCNSLVSPIDGSALMTAPFKLRCRSILQAPTFDRAISAIIRADRNISMNYLIGHADGEIINIESSPNDKRYIYPEDGVISHANHFEPGTRIPSEWERFVPDSPFRSRRFGRHLRSRLGQVDVDHILLGLKDHFSYPASICCHPNQDTQYPNSTLSAIIMDLSKRVLFATDGPPCSAPLERFDLWI; this is encoded by the coding sequence ATGAGTCTTAAGCTTACCGTCTTTACTGCGATACCCCGCGAAAGGGGACAGCAGCAAGGAGAGCTGATGCGATCGGAAATCGCGGCCAATGCTGACTTTTATTTAAAACGCTTTTGCGCTAACGGAACTAATCTTGCGCAAATTCAAGCTGAAGCAACTGGTTGGTTGCGCTTCCTTGAAGATCTACGACCCGACTACGTTGAAGAGCTGAGGGGAATTGCCGACGCTGCCTTTATGCCCCTCTATACGGTTGTGATGCTTAACGTCCGGCATGAGATTTGGCTACGCCTGATGGCACGTCGAGCCGCCGATCTATCGTATGGGATTTTGGATGGCTGCACGTCTGCCGGATTAATGCCCGAGGTAACCGCGCAAAATACAACAATGCTGGCGCAAACGATCGATGGGCAAGCGGCAGTTCGGGGCACCCTTTTTGTAGGCAAAGTAGTGACGCCCGCTAACCCGCAATGGCTGGGCATCTTCGAAGCAGGCTGCGCCGGCCCCATAGCGGGACTGAATGAAGCTGGGATCGGGCTAGTCTGCAACAGCTTGGTTTCGCCTATTGATGGCTCGGCACTCATGACCGCCCCGTTTAAGCTGAGGTGCCGGTCCATCCTTCAGGCGCCGACATTCGACCGCGCGATAAGCGCGATTATCCGCGCTGATCGAAACATCTCTATGAACTACCTGATTGGCCATGCTGATGGCGAGATTATCAACATTGAGAGCTCCCCCAATGACAAACGGTACATTTATCCTGAGGATGGGGTAATTTCACACGCAAATCATTTTGAGCCGGGAACACGAATACCTTCAGAATGGGAGCGCTTTGTGCCCGACAGTCCGTTTCGGTCCCGTCGCTTTGGTCGACATCTGCGCTCAAGGCTCGGGCAGGTGGATGTGGATCATATTTTGTTGGGCCTCAAAGACCATTTCTCTTACCCGGCATCCATTTGCTGTCACCCGAACCAGGATACGCAGTATCCGAATAGTACCCTTTCCGCCATCATTATGGATCTAAGCAAGCGTGTTTTGTTCGCCACTGACGGACCCCCGTGCAGCGCGCCGCTTGAGCGATTTGATCTTTGGATTTAG
- a CDS encoding IS3 family transposase yields the protein MSFRFIEDHRETYPVRLMCAVLEVSPAGYYARRERPVSERAKSNATLRAAIRLVHQDSSGRYGSPRVHAALRAQGRGPSRGRIERMMRRYGIRAIMAPPRRVRTTDSRHGLPIAPNLIARDFTAEDPNRVWLADITYIPTAEGWLYLAAVMDLFSRKIVGWAMRDHMQVELASAALTMAIQQQLALKSRAISSPSSRASTTEPGSIPPSDISPRSKWS from the coding sequence ATGAGCTTCCGCTTCATCGAAGACCATCGCGAGACCTATCCGGTCCGCCTGATGTGCGCCGTGCTCGAGGTCTCGCCGGCCGGCTATTACGCCCGGCGCGAGCGCCCGGTGAGCGAGCGGGCAAAATCAAATGCCACGCTCCGGGCAGCGATCCGGCTGGTCCATCAAGACAGCAGCGGACGCTACGGCAGCCCCCGCGTCCATGCCGCCCTGCGGGCGCAGGGCCGTGGTCCCAGTCGCGGTCGAATTGAACGGATGATGCGTCGGTACGGTATTCGCGCCATCATGGCACCGCCGCGCCGTGTGCGCACCACCGACAGCCGCCACGGTCTGCCGATCGCACCGAACCTGATCGCGCGGGACTTCACCGCGGAAGACCCGAACCGGGTCTGGCTCGCCGATATCACCTATATTCCGACCGCTGAAGGTTGGCTGTATCTGGCGGCCGTCATGGACCTGTTCAGCCGAAAGATCGTCGGCTGGGCCATGCGGGATCATATGCAGGTCGAACTTGCATCTGCCGCCCTGACGATGGCGATCCAGCAGCAACTCGCGCTCAAGTCCAGAGCGATATCTTCGCCTTCATCGAGGGCTTCTACAACCGAACCAGGCTCCATTCCGCCATCGGATATATCCCCCCGATCGAAATGGAGCTAA